The proteins below come from a single Zhouia spongiae genomic window:
- a CDS encoding G-D-S-L family lipolytic protein, with translation MKFNYKWFLLLVLGFVGCDSDDDTSSDDPQTVKLTSGEADFSTYVAVGSSLSAGYTDGALFVASQHNSFPNILSSRFELAGGGAFTQPYMNDNIGGMLVGGDQLLENRLFFNGKTPERLSGTPTTEAINVMPGPYNNMGVSGAKIFHLGVEGYGNVAGLSAGAANPYYVRMASGPGASIIGDAVAVSPTFFTLWAGSDDVLAYAVSGGAGVRQEGNLNPLTYGLNDITDSNVFAQSFAGIAAALTANGAKGVVANIPDVISLPYFTTVSYAPLDPENEDFGPQIPTLNTIFGALNQVFELLGEPERTVVFSDKDASPVVIKDESLVDMSAQITATLNASETFPQFIGQFGLPEQDAPLVANLLGMMYGQARQATEADLLVLVSSSVIGEINMDSMQFLVSQGLSQELAAQFSVEGITYPLDDGWVLLPSEQEDVKAATMAFNATIEAVASQHGLAFIDAHTLLNEIAATGIVFDEYTLNSSLVFGNTFSLDGVHPTARGYAFIANQFMLAIDQAYGSNFEKAGVLVKAGDYPVMYPVQLP, from the coding sequence ATGAAATTTAATTATAAATGGTTTTTGTTGCTTGTATTGGGCTTTGTTGGTTGCGATTCTGACGACGATACATCGTCTGACGATCCGCAGACAGTGAAGCTAACTTCAGGGGAGGCTGATTTTTCAACATATGTTGCAGTGGGAAGTTCTTTGTCGGCCGGGTACACGGATGGTGCTCTTTTTGTGGCGTCTCAACATAACTCGTTCCCTAATATTTTGTCCTCCAGATTTGAGCTGGCGGGAGGAGGAGCGTTTACACAACCATATATGAACGATAATATAGGGGGTATGCTGGTAGGTGGTGATCAGCTGCTGGAAAACAGGTTGTTTTTTAACGGAAAGACTCCGGAGCGTTTATCCGGAACCCCGACAACGGAAGCTATAAATGTGATGCCCGGTCCTTATAACAATATGGGAGTTTCAGGTGCTAAAATCTTTCATTTAGGAGTTGAAGGGTATGGCAATGTTGCCGGATTGTCTGCCGGAGCTGCAAATCCTTATTATGTAAGAATGGCGTCTGGTCCCGGAGCAAGTATCATAGGCGATGCAGTGGCTGTAAGCCCGACGTTTTTTACATTGTGGGCAGGAAGTGATGATGTGTTGGCTTATGCTGTAAGCGGTGGGGCAGGTGTACGGCAAGAAGGAAACCTGAACCCTTTAACATACGGACTTAACGATATTACGGATTCAAATGTATTTGCACAGTCATTTGCCGGAATCGCGGCTGCTTTAACCGCGAATGGCGCAAAAGGTGTCGTGGCAAATATTCCTGATGTGATTTCATTGCCTTATTTTACAACAGTATCATATGCTCCCCTCGATCCTGAAAACGAGGACTTTGGTCCGCAAATACCTACATTAAACACTATTTTTGGTGCATTGAACCAGGTATTTGAGCTATTGGGAGAGCCTGAGCGGACTGTGGTTTTTTCAGACAAAGATGCAAGTCCGGTAGTAATTAAAGATGAAAGCCTGGTAGATATGTCTGCACAAATTACAGCGACATTAAATGCGAGTGAGACATTTCCGCAGTTTATAGGTCAATTTGGTTTACCGGAACAGGACGCACCATTGGTAGCAAATTTATTGGGAATGATGTATGGACAGGCAAGACAGGCGACAGAAGCCGATTTGCTGGTGCTGGTAAGTTCGTCGGTGATAGGCGAAATAAATATGGATTCGATGCAGTTTCTGGTGTCTCAGGGGCTTTCTCAGGAGTTGGCAGCCCAGTTTTCGGTAGAAGGGATCACATATCCGCTCGACGACGGATGGGTCTTGCTTCCGTCTGAACAAGAGGATGTAAAAGCCGCTACGATGGCTTTTAATGCAACGATCGAAGCTGTGGCCTCACAACATGGCCTGGCATTTATAGATGCCCATACGCTATTAAATGAAATAGCTGCTACGGGAATAGTTTTTGATGAGTATACATTAAATTCGAGTTTGGTTTTTGGAAACACCTTTTCGTTAGATGGTGTCCATCCGACAGCCAGGGGTTATGCTTTTATAGCGAATCAATTTATGTTGGCTATAGACCAGGCATATGGCTCAAATTTTGAGAAAGCAGGTGTTTTGGTTAAAGCAGGTGATTATCCTGTGATGTACCCTGTTCAATTGCCTTAA